The following are encoded together in the Conger conger chromosome 11, fConCon1.1, whole genome shotgun sequence genome:
- the LOC133140983 gene encoding leucine-rich repeat transmembrane neuronal protein 4 isoform X2 gives MGSLMRGRWLMVPLLLQAWLLASPSSVRERPCPRSCRCDGKIVYCESNAFRDVPKNVSGGCQGLSLRYNSLVSLRAGQFSGLSQLIWLYLDHNYINSVDSEAFQSVRRLKELILSSNKITQLQNSTFHAVPNLRNLDLSYNKLQALQPNQFQGLRKLLSLHIRSNSLKSVPVRVFQDCRNLEFLDLGYNRLRSLTRNAFAGLLKLTELHLEHNQFSKINFSHFPRLYNLRALYLQWNRIRSISQGLTWTWTSLQKLDLSGNDLQIVDASIYQCLPNLQTLNLDSNKLSNVSQEAVAAWISLTTISLAGNVWDCSPSICPLVAWLRNFKGNKETTMICAGPKETQGEKVMDAVETYSICKITPAPSISTPSSPPNTPSKPGRFPIPTLSRAGGELSQGSLASPTPSGASSTIPEQFEHVSFHKIIAGSVALFLSVAMILLVIYVSWKRYPSSMKQLQQHSMVRKRRKKVRETERTLNSPLQEYYVDYKPTNSETMDVLVNGTGSCTYTISGSRECEV, from the exons ATGG GATCCCTGATGCGAGGCAGGTGGCTAATGGTGCCGCTGCTGTTGCAGGCATGGCTGTTGGCATCCCCAAGCAGTGTCCGTGAGCGTCCATGTCCTCGGAGCTGTCGCTGCGATGGGAAGATAGTCTACTGTGAGTCCAATGCTTTCCGTGATGTGCCAAAGAATGTCTCTGGCGGGTGCCAGGGCCTGTCTCTGCGCTACAACAGCCTGGTGAGCCTCAGGGCAGGCCAGTTTTCTGGTCTCAGCCAACTCATCTGGCTCTACCTGGACCATAACTACATCAACTCTGTGGACAGTGAGGCCTTCCAGAGCGTGAGGAGGCTCAAGGAGCTGATCCTGAGCTCCAACAAGATCACACAGCTACAAAATTCCACTTTCCACGCTGTGCCAAATTTGCGAAATCTCGACCTGTCCTACAACAAGCTGCAGGCCCTTCAGCCTAACCAGTTCCAGGGTCTACGCAAGTTGCTCAGCCTCCACATTCGCTCGAATTCCCTGAAAAGCGTTCCTGTACGAGTCTTTCAGGACTGTCGCAACCTAGAATTTCTGGACCTGGGCTACAACCGGTTGCGTAGCCTCACTCGCAATGCTTTTGCAGGGCTACTGAAACTGACGGAGCTTCACTTAGAACATAACCAGTTCTCCAAAATCAACTTCTCACACTTCCCACGCCTCTACAATCTGCGGGCACTGTACCTGCAATGGAACCGTATCCGCTCAATCAGTCAGGGTCTCACCTGGACCTGGACCTCGCTGCAAAAGCTTGACCTCTCTGGAAATGACCTCCAGATTGTGGACGCCAGCATCTACCAGTGCCTGCCTAACCTACAGACACTCAATCTGGACTCTAACAAGCTCAGTAATGTGTCCCAGGAGGCAGTGGCTGCCTGGATCTCCTTGACCACCATCAGCCTGGCTGGCAATGTGTGGGACTGCAGCCCCAGcatctgccccctggtggcctggCTGAGGAATTTCAAGGGAAACAAGGAGACCACCATGATTTGCGCTGGACCTAAGGAAACCCAGGGGGAGAAGGTGATGGATGCTGTGGAAACGTACAGTATCTGCAAAATCACTCCAGCTCCTTCCATCTCAACACCATCCTCTCCTCCAAACACTCCATCAAAACCAGGACGCTTTCCCATTCCCACTTTATCCAGAGCGGGTGGGGAGCTTTCCCAGGGTAGTTTAGCCAGCCCCACACCCTCAGGGGCCTCCTCAACCATCCCAGAGCAGTTTGAGCATGTTTCATTCCACAAAATAATAGCTGGCAGCGTGGCACTCTTCCTGTCAGTGGCCATGATCCTGCTGGTGATCTACGTGTCGTGGAAGCGCTACCCCAGCAGCATgaagcagctgcagcagcactCCATGGTCCGCAAGCGCAGGAAAAAGGTTCGGGAGACAGAGCGTACCCTCAACTCCCCTCTGCAGGAGTATTATGTGGACTACAAACCCACAAACTCTGAGACCATGGATGTGCTGGTCAATGGGACAGGCTCCTGCACCTACACCATCTCGGGCTCCAGAGAATGTGAGGTATGA